The window GTGGATAGTGTGTGCTACTTGATAAGCAACAACTTTGTACATTATGAGATAAACATTTGTTTTGGGTCTTTAAAACTTTTAAATTCTAACATATAATCGTTGGGGTCTTTTACAAAAAAGGATAGATGTTCTCCAGGTTTATCTTTCAAGAAAGTGGCTTTTGTAACTACTTCTAAATTTTGTGTATTTAGTTTCGCATAAATACGCTCCCACGTTTCTATATCTACAATAACACCAAAGTGAAAAGATGGTAATATTTTACCTTCAAACACATAATTAGGGTTATTAAAGTGAAATTTTTCGGCTTTAATAAACGTTAATTGATGATGAAACAAATTAATATCTACCCAGTTTTTAGTCGTTCTTCCTAAGGAAGCACCAATGCTTTTTGTGTAAAAATCTTTCGTTTTTGTTACACTTAAACATGGTAATGACATGTGAAATGATGTTTCCATATACTTGATTTTAAATGTAATATTAAGTTACAAAATAAAATCATGTGATGTATATTTTTAATCTAAATCTTCGTCTGAAATTTCTGGATCTTGAACAGCTTCTGGATCACTTTCATCAAAATCCTCATAATCATCTTCATCATAATTCTCCATAGTAACTTCCAGTTTTGTACTGACTTTAACCAAATACTTGGTGTCTTCTGTTGTTACTTCAATTGCTTCAATTAGTTCATTTTTAGCATTTCTAAAAGACACTACTTGGTCATCATCATAACCATCAGGATATCTTTCTACTAATAAAGCTAAAATTTCTGGTGTTAGCTTTTTAAAATCTACAATTACTCGTTTTAGGTTGTCTCTTTTATTTGCCATTTAAAATCTATTTTCATTTCCGCGAAAGCGCAAATCTAATCCTATAATTAATGTTTGAAAGTTTAAATATATTATTTATTGTTATTAATTCTAATAACATCGTAAAAATCTTTTCTTCTATCTTTTAAATTTTTTACTGCTCCAAAAGAATGCAGTTCTTTTAACAAACTTAAATCTACATCTGCAACTAGAATCATTTCGGTATTGGTAGTCGCTTCTGCTTTGATACCATTACTAGGAAATGAAAAATCACAAGGTGTAAATACAGCGGATTGCGCGTATTGAATATCCATATTATTCACATTTGGCAAATTACCAACGCTACCAGAAATAGCCACATAACACTCGTTTTCTACAGCTCGAGCTTGTGCGCATAATCGTACACGAGAATAGCCATTTTGCGTGTCTGTTAAAAAAGGAATGAATAAAATATCCATACCTTCATCTGCTAACAAACGGGACAATTCTGGAAACTCGGAATCATAACAAATTAGAATCCCAATCTTACCAGCATCTGTTTCAAAGGTTTGTAATTTGTTTCCGCGTTGCATGCCCCAAACTTTCGCTTCGTCTGGAGTAACATGAATTTTCTCATAACGCTCTGCACTACCATCTCTTCGGCATAAATAACCCACATTATACAACTTATCACCTACTACTTCTGGCATACTACCCGTAATAATATTGATGTTATACGAAATAGAAAGCTGTTGCATTTTCTTTACAATGACTTCGGTAAATTTTGCCAACTCTCTAATAGCATCTGGCTCGTGCATGTGGTTGAACTCGGCCATTAAAGGCGCATTAAAAAACTCTGGAAACACAGCAAAATCAGAACGATACGCAGCAACACTATCTATAAAATATTCTACTTGTTGCATTAAATCTTCTAGCCCTTTATACGGACGCATTTGCCATTGAATCAAACCAAGTCTTACAATACTTTTTACAGAACTTGCCTTTTTGTTTGGTTTGGTATAATAGATATTATCCCATTCCATCAAAACGGCATATTCGTTGGAAGCTGTATCACCTTCTAAATATCCTTTTAATACACGAACTGGATGAAAGTCGTTAGAAATTTGAAAGTTTAACACAGGATCATGAATTTCTTTACGCTTTACTTTTTCAATGTATTGCTTCGGAGTTAAATCGGTATGCTTATGAAAGTTTGGCATTCTTCCTCCAAAAACAATTCCTTTTAGGTTTAAGTTTTCGCAAACCTCTTTTCTATAATCGTACAATCTTCTACCTAAACGTAAACCTCTGTATTGTGGTTTTATAAACACATCGATACCATAAAGCACATCGCCATTCGGATCGTGATTTTTAAAAGATTTTCCACCAATAATATCTTCATACGTATGTTCATCATCAATAGAATCATAATCGACAATGAGAGACAATGCACAACCTGCAATGTCTCCATCTATCTTAATTACTACCTGACCTTCTGGAAACATAGAGGTTAATTCTTCTATATGGTGTTTTTTCCAGTACGAATTAAGCACACCGCCATACGATTCTAAAGTAGCTTCTTTTAGCTCTTCAAAATCATTAACCGTTAGGTACTTAAGCTCTATATTATCAATTTTATTTGTGTCCATTACTGATCTAAAAGATAAGCAAAAATTAACGGAGCAACGATAGTTGCATCACTTTCAATAATAAACTTAGGTGTATCTATGTCTAGTTTTCCCCAAGTAATTTTCTCATTTGGTACTGCTCCCGAATACGAACCATAACTTGTTGTAGAATCACTAATCTGGCAGAAATAACTCCAAAATGGTGTTTCTGGTCTTTCCATATCTTGGTACAGCATTGGTACTACACAAATAGGAAAATCACCAGCTATTCCTCCTCCAATTTGGAAGAAACCAATACCTTTTTGTGAATTATCTGTGTACCAATCTGCTAAAAACGTCATGTACTCAATACCAGATTTCATGGTGCTTGCTTTTAATTCTCCTTTAAGCACGTAGCTTGCAAAAATGTTCCCCATCGTACTGTCTTCCCATCCCGGACAAACAATTGGTAGATTTTTTTCTGCAGCAGCATACATCCAAGAGTCTTTTAAATCAATCTCGTAATATTGCTCTAATACTCCTGATAGCAACATTTTATACATGTATTCATGTGGTAAATAACGTTCACCATTAGCTTCTGCATCTTTCCAAATCTTTACAATATGTTCTTGTAAACGTCTAAATGCTTCTTCTTCTGGAATACACGTATCTGTAACTCTATTTAATCCTTTTTCTAATAAATCCCACTCATCTTGTGGTGTTAAATCCCGATAGTTAGGCACACGTTTGTAGTGTGAATGTGCTACTAGATTCATGATATCTTCTTCTAAATTTGCTCCTGTACAAGAAATGATTTGTACTTTATCTTGACGAATCATTTCTGCAAAACTTTTACCAAGTTCTGCGGTACTCATTGCACCTGCAAGAGATACTAACATTTTTGCACCACTGTCTAATTGTGCTTCATACCCTTTTGCTGCATCTACTAAAGCTGCTGCATTAAAGTGTAAATAGTGTTTTTCTATAAACTGTGAAATTGGTCCTTTAGTACGCATCTTCGTCTTGAAATTTAGTATTGTTATTTTTATTTACTTTCTCATCGTCAAAAGAGTTGTCATACACCTCTTCTGCTTCTTCATTTTGAAACTTATAGCTTAACATTTTATAGTATAGTTTTGCTGCAAGAAAATCGGAAGATTTATCTATTTTATTAGGGCAAAGTTCTACGATATCAAAACCTACAACGTTTTTCTCTTCAAAAACTTGTTTTAAAAACTCCATAGTTTCATACCATAACAAACCTCCTGGTTCTGGTGTTCCAGTACTTGGCATGATAGAAGGATCAAAAACATCCAAATCTATAGTGATAAAAACGTTTTCTGTCATTTGATCAATAGCAGCATCTACCCAAGTATCATCTACAGCCATTTCATGAGCGAAATACGTTTTATCTGCATCCATAACTGTTTTTTCCATCACGTCCATAGAGCGAATACCTACTTGAATTAGGTTGGTATTTTGACTAGCTTCGTACATAGCACAAGCATGGTTACACGTAGAACCTTCATACGATTTACGCAAATCTGCATGTGCATCTAATTGTAAAACAGTTAGGCTTGGAAACATTTCGTTAAAAGCACGAACCGTACCAATAGATACAGAATGTTCACCACCAAAGATGGTTACGAATTTGTTTCTTTTAATGTACTTTTTTGTTACTTGATGTACCGCTTCTACCATAGCTTCTGGAGAACTATTTTCTGTTACAGCATCTACTAAATGTACCCCTTGATGGTATACTTCAGTACCTGTTTCAATATCATAAAGTTCCATATTAGCAGAAGCATCTAAAAATGCTTCCGGACCTTTATCTGCTCCTTTTTGCCATGTACTTGTACCATCATAAGGCACAGGAATTAGTACAATTTTCGCTTTGTCTAATTTTGCTAATTCTTCTGGAATACCAGCATAAGTTTTAGTTTCCATAACCTAAAATTTTAAGTAAGTCTTCACTTTTTTGTTGTTCGCTAAATACAGTGGTAATAAGATTTCCTTCTGTATCTTTATTAATTAATAAATGTTTTGGAGTTGGTATTAAACAGTGTTGTAAGCCACCAAATCCTCCAATAGTTTCTTGGTATGCTCCTGTATTAAAAAAGCCAATATATAATGGTTTATCTTTATTATATTTTGGTAAATAAATGGCATTCATATGTTGCTCACTATTGTAATAATCATCACTATCACAAGTTAGTCCGCCAAGCAAAACACGCTCATAACTTTGGTCCCAACGGTTAAGTGGTAACATCACAAAGCGTTTGTTAATTGCCCAAGTATCTGGTAATGTGGTAATGAAAGAGGAGTTAATCATGTTCCATTTTTCACGATCATTTTGCTGTTTTTGATACAGTATTTCATAAATCGCTCCACCACTTTCCCCAACGGTAAAGCTTCCAAATTCTGTAAAAATATTTGGTACAGCTACACCTTCTTCTTCGCAAGTTATTTTAATTTGATTTACAATTTCGTCTACTAAATAAGCGTAATCAAAATCATAAGCCAAGGAGTTTTTAATAGGAAATCCTCCACCTATATTTAAACTATCTAAAGTTGGACAAATCTTTTTTAAGCTAGTATATACTTTTAAGCATTTTTGCAGTTCGTTCCAGTAATACGCATTATCTCTAATTCCTGTATTAATGAAGAAGTGTAACATTTTAAGGCTCACTTTCTTGTTCTCTGCAATTTGATTTTTATAAAAAGGTACAATATTTTTATAACCAATACCTAAACGAGAGGTATAGAATTCAAACTTTGGTTCCTCTTCGGAAGCAATACGAATTCCCACATTAAATTTACCGTCTATTTCTTGAGAAAGTAAATCTATCTCCTCATAGTTATCGATAATAGGAATCGCGTTTTTATGTCCGTTATTTATAAGTCTAGCAATATTTGTAACGTATTGTGCACGTTTAAACCCGTTGCTAATTACATAGGTATCATTTGTTATTTTTCCTTCTTTTTTAAGGTTTTCTACAATATCAATATCAAAAGCCGAAGAGGTTTCAATATGAATATCATTCTTTAGCGCTTCGTGTAACACGTGTTTAAAATGAGAACTTTTAGTGCAATAGCAATAGTTGTAATTCCCTTTATAATCA is drawn from Lacinutrix sp. WUR7 and contains these coding sequences:
- a CDS encoding VOC family protein, with translation METSFHMSLPCLSVTKTKDFYTKSIGASLGRTTKNWVDINLFHHQLTFIKAEKFHFNNPNYVFEGKILPSFHFGVIVDIETWERIYAKLNTQNLEVVTKATFLKDKPGEHLSFFVKDPNDYMLEFKSFKDPKQMFIS
- a CDS encoding bifunctional GNAT family N-acetyltransferase/carbon-nitrogen hydrolase family protein; translation: MDTNKIDNIELKYLTVNDFEELKEATLESYGGVLNSYWKKHHIEELTSMFPEGQVVIKIDGDIAGCALSLIVDYDSIDDEHTYEDIIGGKSFKNHDPNGDVLYGIDVFIKPQYRGLRLGRRLYDYRKEVCENLNLKGIVFGGRMPNFHKHTDLTPKQYIEKVKRKEIHDPVLNFQISNDFHPVRVLKGYLEGDTASNEYAVLMEWDNIYYTKPNKKASSVKSIVRLGLIQWQMRPYKGLEDLMQQVEYFIDSVAAYRSDFAVFPEFFNAPLMAEFNHMHEPDAIRELAKFTEVIVKKMQQLSISYNINIITGSMPEVVGDKLYNVGYLCRRDGSAERYEKIHVTPDEAKVWGMQRGNKLQTFETDAGKIGILICYDSEFPELSRLLADEGMDILFIPFLTDTQNGYSRVRLCAQARAVENECYVAISGSVGNLPNVNNMDIQYAQSAVFTPCDFSFPSNGIKAEATTNTEMILVADVDLSLLKELHSFGAVKNLKDRRKDFYDVIRINNNK
- a CDS encoding deoxyhypusine synthase family protein — encoded protein: MRTKGPISQFIEKHYLHFNAAALVDAAKGYEAQLDSGAKMLVSLAGAMSTAELGKSFAEMIRQDKVQIISCTGANLEEDIMNLVAHSHYKRVPNYRDLTPQDEWDLLEKGLNRVTDTCIPEEEAFRRLQEHIVKIWKDAEANGERYLPHEYMYKMLLSGVLEQYYEIDLKDSWMYAAAEKNLPIVCPGWEDSTMGNIFASYVLKGELKASTMKSGIEYMTFLADWYTDNSQKGIGFFQIGGGIAGDFPICVVPMLYQDMERPETPFWSYFCQISDSTTSYGSYSGAVPNEKITWGKLDIDTPKFIIESDATIVAPLIFAYLLDQ
- the speB gene encoding agmatinase — encoded protein: METKTYAGIPEELAKLDKAKIVLIPVPYDGTSTWQKGADKGPEAFLDASANMELYDIETGTEVYHQGVHLVDAVTENSSPEAMVEAVHQVTKKYIKRNKFVTIFGGEHSVSIGTVRAFNEMFPSLTVLQLDAHADLRKSYEGSTCNHACAMYEASQNTNLIQVGIRSMDVMEKTVMDADKTYFAHEMAVDDTWVDAAIDQMTENVFITIDLDVFDPSIMPSTGTPEPGGLLWYETMEFLKQVFEEKNVVGFDIVELCPNKIDKSSDFLAAKLYYKMLSYKFQNEEAEEVYDNSFDDEKVNKNNNTKFQDEDAY
- a CDS encoding arginine decarboxylase, whose translation is MNTKYIDLIDQTFDFPQEEFKLEENKLRFHDIDLMKLVEEHGAPLKFTYLPQISNNIQRAKQWFADAIKKHDYKGNYNYCYCTKSSHFKHVLHEALKNDIHIETSSAFDIDIVENLKKEGKITNDTYVISNGFKRAQYVTNIARLINNGHKNAIPIIDNYEEIDLLSQEIDGKFNVGIRIASEEEPKFEFYTSRLGIGYKNIVPFYKNQIAENKKVSLKMLHFFINTGIRDNAYYWNELQKCLKVYTSLKKICPTLDSLNIGGGFPIKNSLAYDFDYAYLVDEIVNQIKITCEEEGVAVPNIFTEFGSFTVGESGGAIYEILYQKQQNDREKWNMINSSFITTLPDTWAINKRFVMLPLNRWDQSYERVLLGGLTCDSDDYYNSEQHMNAIYLPKYNKDKPLYIGFFNTGAYQETIGGFGGLQHCLIPTPKHLLINKDTEGNLITTVFSEQQKSEDLLKILGYGN